The following proteins are co-located in the Moraxella nasovis genome:
- a CDS encoding DUF1543 domain-containing protein, producing the protein MMKLYMLKIGATPRGRLIEQHDVLFGLADDISELVTVVDKSWVEAAGIWHLDAYRTVTYVDGFDVSVVPKSDALASDYQLFFVNLGGYKPNHFEEFHHKMLIIAKSMNEATAIAKKSDFYREFNIEGTSATSHIDDKHSVMIDEIYAVSDVLAGHHGNLSLQITPSVCHQPDEMMIGYFPRKSLIV; encoded by the coding sequence ATGATGAAATTATATATGCTAAAAATTGGAGCAACACCAAGGGGTAGGCTAATTGAGCAGCATGATGTATTATTTGGCTTGGCAGATGATATTTCTGAGCTTGTGACGGTTGTTGATAAATCGTGGGTAGAAGCGGCTGGCATTTGGCATTTAGATGCGTATCGCACGGTTACTTATGTTGATGGCTTTGATGTGTCAGTTGTCCCAAAGTCTGATGCACTAGCGAGCGATTATCAGCTGTTCTTTGTTAATCTAGGCGGCTATAAGCCCAACCATTTTGAAGAATTTCATCATAAAATGCTGATCATTGCTAAAAGCATGAATGAAGCGACCGCCATCGCCAAAAAGAGTGATTTTTATCGAGAATTTAACATTGAAGGTACGTCAGCGACATCGCATATTGACGATAAGCACAGCGTTATGATTGATGAAATCTATGCAGTATCTGATGTTCTTGCTGGTCATCATGGTAATCTAAGTCTGCAAATAACCCCAAGCGTATGCCATCAGCCTGATGAGATGATGATTGGCTACTTTCCAAGAAAATCATTGATTGTTTAA
- a CDS encoding tRNA pseudouridine(13) synthase TruD, whose translation MTTICQAKPYLPAIESAYFKTTPADFIVTEQLDIEFSGAGEHLWVYVFKENMNTTFVAKLLAMWADIGVRDVGFSGLKDRRAQTFQWFSLLIPKSVMPSISFEKFIKTQALNDDEKVSLLKTHWHHKKLGRGTHKTNHFNLTLREVKGNRQAIDEQLHAIATLGVPNYFGDQRFGIDAQNIQKSQQFFEKILATGKPYKPYKKDQERHALLISTARSVLFNAVLDYRVSLGLWNQAIAGDVFNLDGTGSVFTSEITDEICQRISKGDIHPTAPLFGAGKSLATDDCLSLEKAILDDEKYASFTKGLVAIKAKMARRSTRLLIGNLKWQWQNDEILTLEFNLPKGSFATVVLDAIVAELIQS comes from the coding sequence ATGACTACTATTTGCCAAGCCAAGCCTTATTTGCCTGCCATTGAATCGGCATATTTTAAAACCACGCCCGCTGATTTTATCGTGACAGAACAGTTAGATATAGAATTTAGTGGGGCTGGTGAGCATCTTTGGGTGTATGTTTTTAAAGAAAATATGAACACCACTTTTGTTGCAAAACTTTTGGCAATGTGGGCAGATATAGGCGTGCGTGATGTGGGCTTTAGTGGGCTAAAAGATAGGCGAGCACAAACCTTTCAATGGTTTAGCTTGCTTATCCCAAAGTCGGTCATGCCAAGTATAAGTTTTGAGAAATTTATCAAAACCCAAGCTTTAAATGATGATGAAAAAGTGTCATTACTCAAAACGCATTGGCATCATAAAAAACTGGGTCGTGGCACACATAAGACAAATCACTTTAACTTAACCTTACGAGAAGTCAAAGGTAATCGGCAGGCAATTGATGAGCAACTACACGCCATCGCTACACTAGGCGTACCTAACTATTTTGGCGATCAGCGTTTTGGCATTGATGCTCAAAATATCCAAAAATCACAACAATTTTTTGAAAAAATTTTAGCAACGGGCAAGCCTTATAAACCCTACAAAAAAGACCAAGAACGCCATGCCCTGCTGATTTCCACTGCTAGAAGCGTGCTATTTAATGCTGTGCTTGATTATCGTGTGTCCCTTGGACTGTGGAATCAAGCCATTGCAGGTGACGTGTTTAACTTGGACGGTACAGGCTCGGTTTTTACAAGTGAGATTACCGATGAGATTTGCCAGCGGATATCAAAAGGTGATATACATCCGACTGCACCGCTGTTTGGTGCAGGAAAAAGCCTAGCGACAGATGATTGCTTATCGCTTGAGAAGGCAATTTTAGATGATGAAAAATACGCAAGCTTTACTAAGGGGCTGGTTGCCATCAAAGCAAAAATGGCACGCCGTAGTACACGACTGCTCATCGGCAATCTAAAGTGGCAATGGCAAAATGATGAGATATTGACCTTAGAATTTAACTTACCTAAAGGAAGTTTTGCAACTGTGGTGCTTGATGCAATCGTGGCAGAGCTTATCCAGTCTTGA
- a CDS encoding M15 family metallopeptidase — translation MNIKKITIMQMGNLAHVVIYRLGCLSGLCAVAIFGMQTAFAAQEPSDVITTLDKVKDEKSADLKHADAPICSPEALAQGIWHFSYDEASRADLVWSGFGDKRHANKKIHKDVKEPLLEMIKAAKKDKVDLYPASIFRSVKKQAWIVNDKIRKKQKPEQIYFVSSPAGFSEHHTGYAVDFYPVDEKFVKTKAYPWLLENAEKFGWEQTFTADYSKKSGVSEEAWHWRYVGDEYGKHLFEPRTCQSLIVDENRGVIDEIKDLVDDKSSN, via the coding sequence ATGAACATAAAGAAAATAACTATTATGCAGATGGGTAATTTAGCCCACGTTGTCATTTATAGACTTGGCTGCCTAAGTGGGCTGTGTGCGGTTGCTATATTTGGCATGCAGACAGCTTTTGCTGCTCAAGAGCCATCTGATGTAATCACAACGTTAGATAAAGTAAAAGATGAAAAATCGGCTGATCTAAAACATGCTGACGCACCGATATGCTCACCTGAAGCGTTGGCACAGGGTATTTGGCATTTTTCCTACGATGAAGCAAGCAGGGCGGACTTGGTCTGGAGCGGGTTTGGGGATAAGCGTCATGCTAATAAAAAAATACATAAAGACGTAAAAGAACCCTTGCTTGAGATGATTAAAGCTGCAAAAAAAGATAAAGTGGACTTGTATCCTGCATCTATTTTTCGCTCGGTGAAAAAACAAGCTTGGATTGTCAATGATAAAATACGCAAAAAGCAAAAGCCAGAGCAGATTTATTTTGTGTCATCGCCAGCAGGGTTTTCAGAACATCATACAGGCTATGCGGTGGATTTTTACCCTGTGGATGAGAAGTTTGTTAAGACTAAGGCGTATCCTTGGTTATTGGAGAATGCCGAGAAGTTTGGCTGGGAGCAGACTTTTACAGCAGATTATTCCAAAAAAAGCGGCGTCTCAGAAGAAGCGTGGCATTGGCGTTATGTTGGCGATGAGTATGGTAAGCATTTGTTTGAGCCACGCACCTGCCAGTCGCTGATAGTTGATGAAAATAGGGGCGTAATTGATGAGATTAAAGACTTAGTTGATGATAAAAGCTCTAATTAA
- a CDS encoding 4'-phosphopantetheinyl transferase family protein: MSNIHLHHRSIASIIQLYGVNSHHQPDDGFTTPAQQRLILRQYRQDTLVKFCENLGLNRPTFGKTGTGKPICTNIDTLHFSQSHTKEHYALVWTNDNSRIGVDLESLDRKVNFSGMAQRYFSQNEQRYWQNSPNKVHAWFEIWTAKEAVLKAHGLGIRLRLAELDTKADKLMQQGMAYHPKIGRWFYQAHILKECRSMVAIASGDLAHIIL, from the coding sequence ATGTCTAACATCCATCTACATCACAGGTCAATCGCATCCATCATTCAATTATATGGTGTTAATTCTCACCACCAGCCAGATGATGGATTTACCACGCCTGCACAACAACGGCTGATTCTTAGACAGTATCGCCAAGACACATTGGTAAAATTTTGTGAAAATCTAGGGTTGAACCGCCCTACTTTTGGCAAAACAGGTACAGGCAAGCCTATTTGTACAAATATTGACACACTGCATTTTAGCCAAAGCCATACCAAAGAACATTATGCGTTAGTCTGGACAAACGATAACAGTCGTATCGGTGTTGATCTTGAAAGCTTGGATAGAAAAGTGAACTTTAGCGGTATGGCACAGCGGTATTTTAGCCAAAATGAACAGCGGTATTGGCAAAATTCCCCAAACAAAGTACACGCATGGTTTGAGATTTGGACAGCAAAAGAAGCAGTGTTAAAAGCACACGGCTTAGGCATTCGGCTTAGGCTTGCCGAACTAGACACCAAAGCTGATAAGCTTATGCAACAAGGCATGGCATACCACCCAAAAATTGGGCGCTGGTTCTACCAAGCCCACATACTAAAAGAATGCCGTAGCATGGTTGCTATAGCAAGCGGTGATTTAGCTCATATTATCTTATAA
- the hutI gene encoding imidazolonepropionase produces MTFDTLITNINLATFNSEFGFCCGTPYGQILDTNIGIQDGKISLIGELPQDFSTKNVIDAQGKWATPALIDCHTHVVYAGNRSDEFEMRLNGVDYKDIAKAGGGILASVRATRGASFDELYEYSVPRVRAMIAQGIGTIEIKSGYGLDLPTERKMLQVAQKIGEDFGITVQKTYLALHALPPEYAGKSDEYVEQACAWLRILHGEGLVDAVDAFCESIAFDAAQVGRLFAVAKELNLPVKLHAEQMSDMGGGALVADFGGLSADHIEYLSTMSIDKMAQAGVVGVLLPTAFYVLKETKKPPIDQMRHKGINMAVSTDCNPGTSPTVSLLLAMNMACTLFGLTCQEALAGTTIHAARALGLQDTKGQIKVGMDADLAIWDIDRPADLVYLIGERRLDSLIIQGKHV; encoded by the coding sequence ATGACCTTTGACACCCTAATCACCAATATCAATCTTGCCACTTTTAACAGCGAATTTGGCTTTTGTTGTGGTACGCCTTATGGTCAAATACTAGACACCAATATCGGCATTCAAGACGGCAAAATATCCTTAATTGGTGAATTACCCCAAGATTTCAGCACCAAAAACGTAATAGATGCACAAGGCAAATGGGCAACGCCTGCTTTGATAGACTGTCATACGCACGTGGTCTATGCAGGCAATCGCAGTGATGAATTTGAAATGCGGCTAAACGGCGTGGATTATAAAGACATCGCCAAAGCAGGTGGCGGTATTTTGGCAAGTGTTAGAGCGACCCGTGGGGCAAGTTTTGATGAGCTGTATGAGTATAGCGTGCCACGAGTGCGTGCAATGATAGCACAAGGCATTGGTACGATTGAGATTAAATCAGGCTATGGCTTAGATTTGCCAACGGAACGTAAGATGTTACAAGTCGCCCAAAAAATTGGAGAAGATTTTGGCATAACCGTCCAAAAAACCTACCTTGCCCTGCACGCCCTACCGCCAGAATATGCAGGAAAATCAGATGAATATGTTGAGCAGGCGTGTGCGTGGTTGCGTATTTTGCATGGTGAAGGCTTGGTGGATGCTGTGGACGCATTTTGTGAATCTATCGCCTTTGATGCTGCCCAAGTTGGCAGATTATTTGCTGTTGCCAAAGAACTTAATCTGCCTGTCAAACTACACGCCGAACAAATGAGCGATATGGGCGGTGGGGCTTTAGTAGCAGATTTTGGGGGATTATCTGCCGACCACATTGAATATCTATCAACTATGAGCATAGATAAGATGGCACAGGCAGGTGTCGTGGGCGTACTGCTACCGACAGCGTTTTATGTTTTAAAAGAAACCAAAAAACCACCCATTGACCAAATGAGACACAAAGGCATCAATATGGCCGTCTCTACCGACTGCAATCCTGGCACATCGCCTACAGTATCACTCTTGCTTGCGATGAATATGGCGTGTACCTTATTTGGCTTAACCTGCCAAGAAGCCCTAGCAGGGACAACGATTCATGCTGCCCGTGCGTTGGGGCTACAAGACACCAAAGGTCAAATTAAAGTTGGTATGGATGCTGATTTGGCGATTTGGGACATTGACAGACCTGCCGATTTGGTGTATTTGATTGGTGAGCGTCGGCTTGATAGCTTGATTATTCAAGGAAAGCATGTCTAA
- a CDS encoding CPCC family cysteine-rich protein, giving the protein MNNFDEIVCYCCGYLTVNERGGFDICPVCFWEDDWLVSSPDEVLHLPSMANNGLTLYEARQNYQKYKVFDLMYLTMVRPPLKTELPKS; this is encoded by the coding sequence ATGAATAATTTTGATGAAATTGTGTGTTATTGCTGTGGCTACCTTACCGTCAATGAGCGTGGTGGGTTTGACATCTGCCCTGTTTGTTTTTGGGAAGACGATTGGCTTGTTTCATCACCCGATGAAGTTTTACACCTGCCATCGATGGCAAACAACGGTTTAACCTTATACGAAGCCCGCCAAAATTATCAAAAATATAAAGTATTTGATTTAATGTATTTAACGATGGTAAGACCACCCTTAAAGACCGAACTACCAAAATCATAA
- the hutG gene encoding formimidoylglutamase — translation MAHTQHTPFNPKYYTGRTDPHETGRAIYWHNVVHAYEREPICLVGFACHQGVRRNLGRVGAKSAPSIIREFFAKLPITSDIQDTSYELQNLVGDMGDIVCHDDDKITPNSLEQAQHAYANQITQVLSNNALAVGLGGGHEIAYGSFLGLYQHLQHQKRNQKIGIINFDAHFDLRTDEYATSGTPFLQIADVLGDDFCYFCVGISRFANTASLFDKAKQLGVGMIFDDDCHRLSYDEIWQKMTDFINVIDVLYITVDLDSLPASVMPAVSAVNAKGIALDLVEFLLTKLIDTGKVRVLDFAEFNPNYDIDDRGAKVVARLLAVCVERYLLLKGQDNE, via the coding sequence ATGGCTCACACACAGCACACCCCCTTTAACCCTAAGTACTATACTGGACGCACCGACCCCCACGAGACAGGCAGAGCAATCTATTGGCACAATGTGGTTCATGCCTATGAACGTGAGCCTATTTGTCTTGTCGGCTTTGCGTGCCATCAAGGCGTACGGCGAAATCTGGGACGAGTGGGTGCAAAATCTGCCCCCAGTATCATTCGTGAATTTTTTGCCAAATTGCCCATCACATCAGACATTCAAGACACATCTTATGAGTTACAAAACTTGGTTGGCGATATGGGCGACATCGTCTGCCATGATGATGACAAAATCACACCCAATAGTCTAGAACAAGCCCAGCACGCTTACGCCAATCAAATCACCCAAGTTTTAAGCAACAACGCCCTTGCTGTGGGCTTGGGCGGGGGGCATGAGATTGCTTATGGCTCATTTTTAGGCTTGTATCAGCACTTGCAACATCAAAAGCGAAACCAAAAAATCGGCATCATCAATTTTGATGCTCATTTTGATCTGCGGACAGACGAATACGCCACATCAGGCACGCCTTTTTTACAGATTGCTGATGTATTGGGCGATGATTTTTGTTATTTTTGTGTGGGAATTAGCCGTTTTGCCAACACTGCCAGTCTGTTTGATAAAGCCAAACAACTTGGCGTGGGCATGATTTTTGACGACGACTGCCATCGCCTGTCTTATGATGAGATTTGGCAAAAGATGACAGATTTTATCAATGTCATTGATGTACTATATATCACGGTGGACTTAGACTCTCTGCCAGCGTCCGTCATGCCTGCGGTCAGTGCCGTTAACGCCAAAGGAATAGCACTTGATTTAGTGGAGTTTTTACTCACCAAACTCATAGATACAGGCAAGGTTCGGGTGCTAGACTTTGCTGAGTTTAATCCAAACTACGACATAGATGACCGTGGGGCAAAGGTGGTCGCACGGCTTTTGGCGGTATGTGTGGAGCGGTATTTATTGTTAAAAGGACAGGATAATGAATAA
- the hutH gene encoding histidine ammonia-lyase: MQQINLTPRHLTFADLRKIYDNPVKITLDPSAYDTIDQSRQAVERIIAKDKAAYGINTGFGLLAKERISDDELELLQRNLILSHSVGTGERLPDGVVRLIMVMKVSSLAQGVSGVRREIIDGILSLINHNIIPNIPAKGSVGASGDLAPLSHMTLALLGEGDVFVNGEKMNAKEALSQAGIQPIVLGAKEGLALINGTQVSTALAIRGYFMAMDLLAAATVVGSLSIDAAKGSDTPFDARIHEVRGHHGQIQIAKAHRHLIDGSQIRASHHVDDDRVQDPYCLRCQPQVMGACLDLINQAGKTLLIEANAVTDNPLIFNDNDNPVALSGGNFHAEPVAFAADTLALAISEIGSMSERRVALLIDATLSGLPAFLVKNAGLNSGFMIAHVTAAALASENKSHAHPASVDSIPTSANQEDHVSMATYAGRRLFEMAHNTATIVGIELLAAAQGVDFHAQDNLSTSAKLQHVHQTLRQTVPHYDKDRYFAPDIEHAKQLVLSGDLLSEWADLRADWFTNI, translated from the coding sequence ATGCAACAAATCAACCTAACCCCACGCCATCTCACCTTTGCTGATTTACGCAAAATTTATGACAATCCTGTCAAAATCACGCTTGACCCATCGGCTTATGACACGATAGACCAATCTCGTCAAGCGGTGGAGCGTATCATCGCCAAAGACAAGGCAGCTTATGGCATTAACACAGGTTTTGGGCTGCTTGCCAAGGAACGTATCAGCGATGATGAGCTTGAGCTTTTACAGCGTAATTTGATTTTATCCCATTCTGTTGGCACAGGCGAGCGTCTGCCTGATGGCGTGGTGCGTCTGATTATGGTCATGAAAGTATCTAGCCTTGCCCAAGGTGTGTCTGGGGTTCGCCGTGAAATCATTGATGGAATTTTATCACTCATCAATCACAACATCATACCCAATATTCCTGCCAAAGGCTCGGTGGGGGCAAGTGGCGATTTGGCACCGCTTTCGCACATGACACTGGCATTGCTTGGTGAAGGAGATGTGTTCGTCAATGGCGAAAAAATGAACGCCAAAGAGGCCCTATCGCAAGCAGGCATACAGCCAATTGTGCTTGGGGCAAAAGAAGGCTTGGCACTCATCAATGGCACGCAAGTCTCCACCGCCCTTGCCATTCGTGGTTATTTTATGGCGATGGATTTATTAGCAGCAGCGACCGTTGTCGGTTCACTTTCTATTGACGCTGCCAAAGGCTCAGACACGCCTTTTGATGCACGCATTCATGAAGTGCGTGGTCACCATGGGCAAATCCAAATTGCCAAAGCTCACCGCCATCTGATTGACGGCAGTCAAATCCGTGCGTCCCACCATGTCGATGATGACCGCGTGCAAGACCCTTATTGCCTACGCTGTCAGCCACAGGTAATGGGGGCGTGTTTGGATTTGATTAACCAAGCTGGCAAAACCTTGTTGATTGAAGCCAATGCCGTAACCGACAATCCGCTGATTTTTAACGATAACGACAACCCTGTTGCTCTTTCTGGTGGTAATTTTCATGCAGAGCCTGTGGCATTTGCTGCCGATACGCTTGCCCTTGCGATTAGCGAGATTGGCTCTATGAGTGAACGGCGTGTGGCACTACTCATTGACGCCACCTTATCAGGCTTACCTGCCTTTTTGGTCAAAAACGCAGGGCTAAATTCTGGCTTTATGATTGCCCATGTAACCGCCGCTGCTTTGGCAAGTGAAAATAAATCACACGCCCACCCTGCTTCTGTAGACAGCATTCCTACATCCGCCAATCAAGAAGACCATGTGTCTATGGCGACTTATGCAGGACGCAGATTGTTTGAGATGGCACATAACACCGCCACCATCGTTGGCATTGAGCTACTTGCAGCAGCCCAAGGGGTAGATTTTCACGCCCAAGATAATCTATCAACATCTGCCAAGCTACAACACGTCCACCAAACATTACGCCAAACTGTACCACATTATGACAAGGACCGCTATTTTGCCCCTGACATTGAACACGCCAAACAGCTTGTACTATCTGGCGACTTATTGAGCGAATGGGCGGATTTGCGAGCAGATTGGTTTACCAATATTTAA
- a CDS encoding YjiH family protein, which produces MMNNNQTTSKRSQKSTSLAIIQMIGFSFLGILLFFIPFELGGKTSIAFDHLASYLVKEQRTLAVVLLFLLMIYGVIEPFLAGTWKKNTTTKILTLLKILGLILASLYITNLLPMSLMEKDMMPFLFEKLALSVGMIVPIGALMLSFLLGFGLLELMGVIMQPVMKPLFKTPGKSAIDAVASFVGSYSVALLITDRVYRQGEYSAKEAVIIATGFSTVSTAFMVIIAKTLELMAYWNIYFWTCLLITFVVTAITARLPPISRLDDTHAKTDDYPYPTSNRLKQAWQMGVSVAQDAQSLPKILWLNLFDGIKMAAAIVPSIIAIGLLGLLLSKYTPVFDILGLALYPFTWAGGLDSPMFVAKGLSSGLAEMFLPALLLAKQDILTRYVTAVVSVSSIIFFSAMVPCVLATSIPISVAKMVMIWFIRTALSILLACLIGHLAIIFGLLA; this is translated from the coding sequence ATGATGAATAACAACCAAACGACATCAAAGCGTTCACAAAAATCCACTTCACTTGCCATCATACAGATGATTGGATTTAGCTTTCTTGGCATTTTGTTGTTTTTTATACCATTTGAATTGGGTGGCAAAACCAGCATTGCATTTGATCATCTTGCCAGTTATTTGGTAAAAGAACAACGTACTTTGGCAGTTGTTTTGTTGTTTTTGTTGATGATTTATGGCGTGATTGAACCATTCTTGGCAGGCACATGGAAAAAGAACACCACCACCAAAATCTTAACTTTATTAAAAATATTGGGTTTAATCTTAGCATCTTTGTACATCACAAACTTATTGCCGATGAGTCTCATGGAAAAAGACATGATGCCGTTTTTGTTTGAAAAGCTGGCATTGTCAGTTGGTATGATTGTACCCATTGGAGCATTGATGCTGTCATTTTTGTTAGGGTTTGGATTGCTTGAACTGATGGGTGTCATCATGCAACCTGTGATGAAGCCATTGTTTAAAACACCAGGTAAATCTGCCATTGATGCGGTGGCATCATTTGTTGGTAGCTACTCGGTAGCACTACTCATCACCGACCGCGTCTATCGCCAAGGAGAATATTCTGCCAAAGAAGCGGTCATTATTGCCACAGGATTTTCTACCGTTTCTACGGCATTTATGGTAATTATTGCCAAGACCTTAGAATTGATGGCGTATTGGAATATTTATTTTTGGACGTGTTTGCTTATTACTTTTGTGGTAACTGCCATCACCGCACGCCTGCCGCCCATTAGCAGGCTTGATGATACGCACGCCAAGACAGATGATTACCCATACCCAACAAGCAACCGACTCAAACAAGCTTGGCAAATGGGCGTTAGCGTGGCTCAAGATGCCCAAAGCCTACCAAAGATTTTGTGGTTAAATTTGTTTGATGGCATTAAAATGGCAGCAGCGATTGTACCATCTATCATCGCCATTGGGCTACTTGGTCTGTTATTGTCTAAGTACACGCCTGTATTTGATATCCTAGGATTGGCATTATACCCCTTTACTTGGGCAGGCGGACTTGACTCTCCGATGTTTGTCGCCAAAGGATTATCATCAGGGCTTGCTGAGATGTTTTTACCAGCCCTACTTTTAGCCAAGCAAGACATATTGACTCGCTATGTTACTGCGGTGGTGTCGGTGTCGTCCATTATTTTCTTTTCGGCAATGGTGCCTTGTGTACTAGCGACCAGCATTCCAATTTCTGTTGCCAAAATGGTGATGATTTGGTTTATTCGCACAGCATTAAGCATTTTATTAGCCTGTTTGATTGGGCATTTAGCGATAATTTTTGGTTTATTGGCATAG
- the hutU gene encoding urocanate hydratase has protein sequence MSKFTRTDSTRTIKAPTGSKLTCKSWLTEAPYRMIQNNLHPDVAENPQSLVVYGGIGRAARNWECYDKILQSLKDLENNQTLLIQSGKPVGVFNTHANAPRVLIANSNLVPRWATWEHFNELDRKDLFMYGQMTAGSWIYIGTQGIVQGTYETFAEAGRQHFNPTGDKSKDNWRGRWILTAGLGGMGGAQPLAATFAGAVSLNIECQQSSIDFRLRTGYVDKQARDLDHAYELIKEHTDKGEAVSIALLGNAAEILPKIVERAKNGEIKPDFVTDQTSAHDLINGYLPIGWTVDEWRAAQADPAQHERLTKEAAKSCAIHVQAMLDLQAMGVPATDYGNNIRQVAFDEGVKNAFDFPGFVPAYIRPLFCQGKGPFRWVALSGDPEDIYKTDQKIKELFPDNTHVHNWLDMAKDRIHFQGLPARICWLGLGERDKAGLAFNEMVKNGELKAPIVIGRDHLDTGSVASPNRETESMKDGTDAVSDWALLNGMLNVAGGATWVSLHHGGGVGMGYSQHSGMVIVADGTDEAAARLANVLVNDCGSGVMRHADAGYELAIKTAKEYGLKLPMVE, from the coding sequence ATGAGCAAATTCACTCGCACCGACAGCACTCGCACCATCAAAGCCCCCACAGGCTCAAAGCTAACCTGCAAAAGCTGGCTGACCGAAGCCCCTTACCGCATGATTCAAAACAACCTGCACCCAGATGTCGCCGAAAACCCCCAAAGCCTTGTGGTTTATGGCGGTATCGGACGGGCGGCTCGTAATTGGGAATGCTATGATAAGATTTTGCAAAGTCTAAAAGATTTGGAAAATAACCAAACCCTACTCATTCAATCAGGCAAGCCTGTGGGCGTGTTCAATACGCACGCCAACGCCCCAAGAGTACTGATTGCCAACTCAAACCTTGTGCCACGCTGGGCGACTTGGGAGCATTTTAATGAGCTTGACCGCAAAGATTTATTTATGTATGGACAAATGACGGCTGGCAGCTGGATTTATATTGGCACACAAGGCATTGTACAAGGCACTTATGAGACCTTTGCCGAAGCAGGTCGTCAGCATTTTAACCCCACAGGCGACAAGTCAAAAGACAACTGGCGTGGTCGCTGGATTTTGACCGCAGGACTTGGTGGTATGGGTGGGGCCCAGCCTTTGGCGGCAACTTTTGCAGGGGCGGTATCGCTTAATATTGAATGCCAACAATCTAGCATTGATTTTCGTCTAAGAACAGGCTATGTGGATAAGCAGGCTCGTGATTTAGACCACGCTTATGAACTCATCAAAGAACACACCGACAAAGGCGAAGCGGTGTCTATCGCCCTGCTTGGCAATGCTGCCGAAATTCTACCAAAGATTGTAGAGCGTGCCAAAAATGGCGAGATAAAGCCTGATTTTGTAACCGACCAAACTTCTGCCCATGACCTTATCAATGGTTATTTGCCGATTGGTTGGACGGTAGATGAGTGGAGAGCAGCACAAGCCGACCCTGCCCAACACGAACGCTTAACAAAAGAAGCAGCAAAATCCTGTGCCATTCATGTACAAGCGATGTTAGATTTACAAGCGATGGGTGTGCCTGCTACCGATTATGGCAACAATATCCGCCAAGTTGCCTTTGATGAAGGAGTTAAAAACGCCTTTGATTTTCCTGGTTTTGTGCCTGCTTATATTCGTCCGTTATTTTGTCAAGGCAAAGGACCGTTTCGTTGGGTGGCATTATCAGGCGACCCAGAAGATATTTATAAGACTGACCAAAAAATCAAAGAGCTATTCCCTGACAACACTCATGTCCACAACTGGCTTGACATGGCAAAAGATCGCATTCACTTTCAAGGTCTGCCTGCTCGCATTTGTTGGCTTGGGCTTGGTGAGCGAGATAAAGCAGGCTTGGCATTTAATGAAATGGTCAAAAATGGCGAACTAAAAGCCCCCATTGTCATCGGACGAGACCATCTAGACACAGGCTCTGTGGCAAGCCCCAACCGTGAAACTGAAAGCATGAAAGACGGTACGGACGCTGTCTCTGATTGGGCGTTATTAAATGGTATGCTCAATGTGGCAGGCGGAGCAACTTGGGTATCGCTTCATCATGGTGGGGGTGTCGGCATGGGATACAGTCAGCACTCTGGCATGGTGATTGTGGCAGATGGCACCGATGAAGCTGCTGCACGCCTTGCCAATGTTTTGGTCAATGACTGTGGTAGTGGGGTTATGCGTCATGCCGATGCTGGCTATGAGCTTGCCATCAAAACTGCCAAAGAATATGGTTTAAAGTTGCCGATGGTAGAGTAA